A part of Miscanthus floridulus cultivar M001 chromosome 6, ASM1932011v1, whole genome shotgun sequence genomic DNA contains:
- the LOC136460660 gene encoding uncharacterized protein: MRRGRRRLGWRARLDEGGSTWGGERLALAGGSRLERSSPEEARARVEGSSPEEARATLAGNAGTSGRRSVVEGGGDAPGEREGGRMSHAGGRGRREEELRRRRQLRLCQAAKPCAGRDLSSERVRKEKGTEGYLNKALTIICVHETCAYETVGGDSPGAPVKPPDPVGLPPAAAFASPAASSSPATCSTPAASPADHVGHLPATPFASPVTYCSAPAAVSVQSRQDRAGAHRPEDGERDLEGGRRSCSVPDAAMPAAPTAPAMSDAHQAPVSEKRDIDLFSGEDPVSPDRAQLGVDSAPLVDGAVEDLGADGDSVEDPIREDLLRRRRLTLAPRPISALARSRLVASADEAPVHSSDNQLEDEEAPATSAEYGYLFGYPLAMYLGYPAEAEFTGYSCSSITTVDAGGQGFFSPCYSKKLNALVQEKWGKTHRCPYRN, from the exons ATGAGGAGAGGGCGGCGGCGCCTGGGGTGGAGGGCGCGCCTGGACGAGGGTGGCAGCACCTGGGGTGGAGAGCGCCTCGCGCTCGCCGGAGGAAGCCGCCTAGAGAGGAGCTCGCCGGAGGAAGCTCGCGCTCGCGTggaggggagctcgccggaggaaGCTCGCGCAACCCTAGCCGGTAACGCCGGGACGAGCGGGCGCCGGAGTGTGGTGGAGGGAGGAGGAGACGCGCCGGGGGAGCGGGAAGGAGGGAGGATGAGCCATGCCGGGGGGAggggaaggagggaggaggagctgcgccgccgccggcagCTGCGCCTCTGCCAGGCCGCGAAACCATGTGCGGGCCGCGACTTGTCGTCGGAACGGGTGAGAAAGGAGAAAGGGACGGAGG ggtatctaaacaaggccttgaccATTATATGTGTTCATGAGACATGCGCCTATGAGACCGTTGGGGGCGACTCGCCAGGCGCCCCAGTGAAGCCTCCAGATCCCGTCGGTCTCCCACCGGCGGCCGCCTTCGCCAGTCCGGCGGCCTCCTCCAGTCCGGCGACCTGCTCGACACCCGCTGCATCTCCGGCGGACCATGTCGGTCACCTACCGGCGACCCCCTTCGCCAGTCCGGTGACATATTGCTCGGCGCCCGCTGCAGTCTCGGTGCAGTCACGACAGGATCGGGCAGGTGCCCACCGTCCAGAGGATGGGGAACGGGATCTGGAAGGTGGACGCCGCTCCTGCTCGGTGCCGGACGCGGCGATGCCTGCAGCTCCGACGGCTCCCGCGATGTCGGACGCGCATCAGGCTCCCGTTTCCGAGAAGCGGGACATCGACTTGTTCTCCGGCGAGGACCCTGTTTCCCCAGACAGGGCACAACTCGGCGTCGACAGTGCTCCACTCGTTGACGGTGCCGTCGAGGATCTAGGCGCGGATGGAGATTCAGTTGAGGATCCAATTCGCGAAGATCTGCTACGTCGCCGTCGACTGACCCTGGCACCTCGGCCTATCTCCGCTCTGGCAAGATCGAGACTGGTGGCTTCCGCTGATGAAGCTCCTGTACATTCATCGGACAACCAGCTAGAGGATGAAGAGGCGCCTGCGACGTCGGCGGAGTACG GTTATCTATTTGGTTACCCACTGGCTATGTACCTAGGCTATCCTGCAGAAGCCGAATTTACAGGATACAGTTGTAGCAGTATCACAACAGTTGACGCAGGTGGCCAAGGATTTTTTTCTCCCTG TTACTCAAAGAAGCTGAATGCGCTTGTGCAAGAGAAATGGGGTAAAACCCATCGGTGCCCTTACAGGAACTAG
- the LOC136456102 gene encoding methylesterase 7-like: MSTPALATAAEGATRIILVHGTGHGGWCWYRVATLLRAAGHRVDALDLAASGIDSRQLRDVPTFEDYTRPLLDALRALLPGERAVLVGHSFGGMNIALAAEMFPEKVAAAVFVTAFLPDCSNPRSHVIEKVTVPDWMDTVTDAEHAPPSVFLGPEFLRHKLYQLSPPEDYTLSQSLARVSSYYVPDLQSQPPFSEARYGAVTKVYVVCKQDQAMTEAYQHTMIASCPVAEVREIADADHMAMFSKPAELAGHLAHVANTYA, encoded by the exons ATGTCGACTCCCGCGCTTGCGACGGCTGCCGAGGGAGCGACGCGCATCATCCTGGTGCACGGCACGGGCCACGGCGGGTGGTGCTGGTACCGAGTGGCCACGCTGCTCCGCGCCGCGGGACACCGCGTGGACGCGCTGGACCTCGCGGCGTCTGGCATCGACTCGCGGCAGCTCCGCGACGTGCCCACCTTCGAGGACTACACGCGGCCGCTGCTCGACGCGCTCCGGGCGCTCCTGCCGGGAGAGAGGGCGGTCCTGGTGGGCCACAGCTTCGGCGGCATGAACATCGCGCTCGCTGCGGAGATGTTCCCGGAGAAAGTGGCTGCCGCCGTGTTTGTCACCGCGTTCCTGCCGGACTGCAGCAACCCACGCTCGCACGTCATCGAGAAG GTTACCGTGCCAGACTGGATGGACACCGTCACGGATGCAGAGCACGCCCCACCCTCGGTGTTCTTGGGGCCTGAATTCCTGCGCCATAAGCTCTACCAGCTGAGCCCACCGGAG GACTACACGCTGTCCCAGAGCCTGGCCCGGGTGAGCTCATACTACGTGCCCGACCTGCAGAGCCAGCCGCCGTTCAGCGAGGCCAGGTACGGCGCGGTGACCAAGGTGTACGTGGTCTGTAAGCAGGATCAGGCCATGACCGAGGCGTACCAGCACACGATGATCGCCAGCTGTCCCGTGGCGGAGGTGAGGGAGATCGCCGACGCCGACCACATGGCCATGTTCTCCAAGCCGGCTGAGCTCGCTGGGCACCTTGCCCACGTCGCCAACACGTACGCTTGA
- the LOC136458355 gene encoding uncharacterized protein isoform X1, with translation MAPLSWRHHTLLQALLTWGPLSDRDFRAVFVAISGKNPATHHQLFNDTLLKLNKELAYLQFELRACMNQYDGMVYYGVVNNIADEESKLGTKYSVPQVAYYKGLVCDSLLCIVQSDAMYAVSTFLYVHVKLYHQWFLWQLEAVVQEAGNDGTITSIDALNVRLDNQQKREWQHLYRVHERRSCSGWWFTVSLGSPATHGAPSPPAVQFPPAPLFLQASRAAS, from the exons ATGGCGCCGCTGTCGTGGCGGCACCACACCCTGCTGCAGGCGCTGCTCACCTGGGGCCCGCTCTCCGACCGCGACTTCCGTGCCGTCTTCGTCGCCATCTCCGGCAAGAACCCCG CTACTCATCATCAGCTGTTCAACGATACACTTCTCAAGCTCAACAAGGAGTTAGCATACCTGCAGTTTGAGTTGCGAGCATGCATGAACCAGTATGATGGAATGGTGTACTATGGAGTAGTGAATAACATTGCCGATGAAGAATCGAAGCTCGGAACAAAGTATTCTGTGCCACAAGTTGCATACTACAAGGGGCTGGTATGTGATAGCTTGCTTTGTATAGTTCAATCTGATGCTATGTACGCTGTGTCAACTTTCTTATATGTTCATGTAAAACTGTACCATCaatggttcttgtggcagttagAAGCAGTTGTTCAGGAAGCTGGAAATGATGGGACCATAACCAGTATTGATGCTCTCAATGTGCGGCTTGACAACCAG CAAAAAAGGGAGTGGCAACACCTTTACCGTGTCCATGAAAGAAGGAGCTGTTCAGGTTGGTGGTTTACAGTTTCCCTTGGATCCCCGGCCACCCACGGAGCTCCGTCCCCGCCCGCTGTGCAGTTCCCGCCGGCGCCGCTGTTTCTTCAGGCCAGCAGAGCAGCCAGCTAA
- the LOC136458355 gene encoding uncharacterized protein isoform X2, with translation MAPLSWRHHTLLQALLTWGPLSDRDFRAVFVAISGKNPATHHQLFNDTLLKLNKELAYLQFELRACMNQYDGMVYYGVVNNIADEESKLGTKYSVPQVAYYKGLLEAVVQEAGNDGTITSIDALNVRLDNQQKREWQHLYRVHERRSCSGWWFTVSLGSPATHGAPSPPAVQFPPAPLFLQASRAAS, from the exons ATGGCGCCGCTGTCGTGGCGGCACCACACCCTGCTGCAGGCGCTGCTCACCTGGGGCCCGCTCTCCGACCGCGACTTCCGTGCCGTCTTCGTCGCCATCTCCGGCAAGAACCCCG CTACTCATCATCAGCTGTTCAACGATACACTTCTCAAGCTCAACAAGGAGTTAGCATACCTGCAGTTTGAGTTGCGAGCATGCATGAACCAGTATGATGGAATGGTGTACTATGGAGTAGTGAATAACATTGCCGATGAAGAATCGAAGCTCGGAACAAAGTATTCTGTGCCACAAGTTGCATACTACAAGGGGCTG ttagAAGCAGTTGTTCAGGAAGCTGGAAATGATGGGACCATAACCAGTATTGATGCTCTCAATGTGCGGCTTGACAACCAG CAAAAAAGGGAGTGGCAACACCTTTACCGTGTCCATGAAAGAAGGAGCTGTTCAGGTTGGTGGTTTACAGTTTCCCTTGGATCCCCGGCCACCCACGGAGCTCCGTCCCCGCCCGCTGTGCAGTTCCCGCCGGCGCCGCTGTTTCTTCAGGCCAGCAGAGCAGCCAGCTAA